One window from the genome of Magnolia sinica isolate HGM2019 chromosome 4, MsV1, whole genome shotgun sequence encodes:
- the LOC131243418 gene encoding arginine decarboxylase — MPALASFVDAAAFPPGYPALAGDCSLSQQLPETFSGAAPTAVPASDWSTSLSASIYKIDGWGAPYFSVNSSGNISVRPFGAATLPHQEIDLMKVVRKVFDSKPSGGLGIPLPLIIRFPDVLRHRLESLQSAFESAIRSQGYESHYQGVYPVKCNQDRFIVEDIVRFGSPFGFGLEAGSKPELLLAMSCLCKGSPDAFLICNGYKDSEYVWLALMARKINLNTVIVLEQEEELDLVIDISHRIGVRPIIGLRAKLRTKHSGHFGSTSGEKGKFGLTTVQILSVVKKLEKLQMLDCLQLLHFHIGSQIPTTALLADGVGEAAQIYCELERLGAGMRVIDIGGGLGIDYDGSRSGSSDMSVGYGLEEYAAAVVQAVRYMCDRKFVKHPVICSESGRALVSHHSILVFEAVSSTLPVSPPPGLDLAYFVEQLADDARADYRNLRAAALRSEYDTCLIYAEQLKHRCVDQFKEGSLGLEHLAAVDGLCECVSKVIGMSDPVRTYHVNLSLFTSIPDFWAIGQLFPIVPIHRLDERPGVKGVLSDLTCDSDGKIDKFIGGESSLPLHELDGVAGNGGGGGGGNGGGYYLGMFLGGAYQEALGGLHNLFGGPSVVRVSQSDGPQSFAVTRAVPGLACADVLRVMQHEPELMFETLKCRADAYGGGGVEGMEAMVAGLARAFHSMPYLASSMVEKTGYWMNGQDESAGGGEEWTYCCA; from the coding sequence ATGCCTGCCCTGGCGAGTTTCGTAGATGCTGCCGCATTCCCTCCTGGCTACCCCGCTCTCGCCGGGGATTGCTCTCTTTCCCAGCAGCTGCCGGAGACATTCTCCGGCGCCGCTCCGACCGCCGTCCCCGCCTCCGATTGGTCCACCTCCCTCTCCGCCTCCATCTACAAGATCGACGGCTGGGGCGCTCCCTACTTCTCCGTCAACTCCTCCGGCAACATCTCCGTCCGTCCCTTCGGGGCCGCGACGCTCCCTCACCAGGAGATCGATCTCATGAAGGTTGTCCGGAAGGTGTTTGATTCAAAGCCCTCCGGCGGGCTCGGGATCCCGCTCCCGCTCATCATCCGCTTTCCTGATGTCCTCAGGCACCGGCTCGAATCCCTGCAGTCGGCGTTTGAATCTGCGATCCGATCGCAGGGTTATGAGTCTCATTACCAGGGCGTCTATCCGGTGAAATGCAATCAAGATCGATTCATCGTCGAAGACATTGTGCGGTTCGGATCGCCTTTCGGGTTTGGCCTTGAGGCCGGATCAAAGCCTGAGCTCCTGCTCGCCATGAGCTGCCTCTGTAAGGGCAGCCCCGATGCTTTTCTGATCTGTAACGGATACAAGGATTCGGAGTATGTTTGGCTCGCTTTGATGGCGCGAAAGATCAATCTCAATACGGTTATTGTTCTTGAGCAGGAAGAAGAGCTTGATCTTGTGATTGATATCAGCCATCGGATTGGCGTCCGCCCCATCATTGGTCTGCGTGCGAAGCTCCGGACCAAGCATTCTGGCCATTTCGGATCAACTTCTGGCGAGAAAGGAAAGTTTGGATTGACGACTGTTCAGATTCTGAGCGTTGTTAAGAAGCTTGAGAAGCTTCAGATGCTGGATTGTCTCCAGCTCCTGCATTTCCACATTGGATCTCAGATTCCGACTACTGCTCTTCTTGCCGACGGCGTTGGCGAGGCCGCACAGATCTACTGTGAACTTGAGCGGCTCGGTGCCGGGATGCGCGTCATTGACATTGGCGGCGGACTCGGGATTGACTACGATGGCTCGCGATCAGGATCCTCTGATATGTCGGTTGGGTATGGGCTCGAGGAGTATGCGGCTGCCGTTGTGCAGGCGGTCCGGTATATGTGCGACCGGAAGTTCGTTAAACACCCGGTGATATGCAGTGAGAGCGGTAGGGCACTGGTGTCGCACCATTCGATCCTCGTCTTCGAGGCGGTCTCTTCAACTCTGCCGGTGTCTCCACCGCCCGGTCTTGATCTTGCTTATTTCGTCGAACAGCTGGCAGACGACGCCCGTGCGGACTACCGGAACCTAAGAGCTGCGGCACTCCGTAGCGAATACGATACGTGTCTGATCTATGCTGAGCAGCTTAAGCACCGCTGCGTTGATCAGTTCAAAGAAGGGTCGCTGGGCCTAGAGCACCTCGCAGCCGTTGATGGCCTCTGTGAATGTGTGTCGAAGGTGATCGGGATGTCTGATCCGGTCCGTACCTATCACGTGAACCTTTCGCTCTTCACGTCGATCCCGGATTTTTGGGCGATTGGGCAGCTCTTCCCGATCGTCCCGATCCACCGCCTGGACGAGCGTCCTGGTGTGAAGGGTGTTCTATCGGATCTAACATGCGACAGTGATGGGAAGATCGATAAGTTCATTGGTGGGGAATCAAGCCTGCCGCTTCATGAGTTGGATGGAGTGGCCGGGAATGGTGGTGGTGGCGGCGGCGGCAATGGCGGGGGCTATTATCTGGGGATGTTCCTGGGCGGGGCTTACCAGGAGGCGCTCGGGGGCCTGCACAATCTCTTCGGTGGGCCGAGCGTGGTGCGCGTTTCGCAGAGCGATGGCCCGCAGAGCTTTGCGGTAACGCGGGCGGTGCCAGGGCTGGCCTGTGCGGACGTCCTCCGTGTGATGCAGCATGAGCCCGAGCTCATGTTCGAGACTCTCAAGTGCCGGGCAGATGCGTACGGTGGTGGCGGTGTTGAAGGTATGGAGGCCATGGTGGCCGGGCTGGCCCGCGCCTTCCATTCAATGCCGTACCTGGCCAGTTCCATGGTCGAGAAAACTGGTTATTGGATGAATGGTCAGGATGAATCTGCTGGTGGTGGGGAAGAATGGACGTACTGCTGCGCTTGA